From Equus quagga isolate Etosha38 chromosome 3, UCLA_HA_Equagga_1.0, whole genome shotgun sequence, one genomic window encodes:
- the LOC124237311 gene encoding RNA-binding protein 47-like isoform X2, whose product MTAEDSTAAMSSDSAAASSAKVPEGVAGAPNEAALLALLERTGYSMVQENGQRKYGGPPPGWEGPHPQRGCEVFVGKIPRDVYEDELVPVFEAVGRIYELRLMMDFDGKNRGYAFVMYCHKNEAKRAVRELNNYEIRPGRLLGVCCSVDNCRLFIGGIPKMKKREEILEEIAKVTEGVLDVIVYASAADKMKNRGFAFVEYESHRAAAMARRKLMPGRIQLWGHQIAVDWAEPEIDVDEDVMETVKILYVRNLMIETTEDTIKKSFGQFNPGCVERVKKIRDYAFVHFTSREDAVHAMNNLNGTELEGSCLEVTLAKPVDKEQYSRYQKAAKGGGAAEAAAVQQPSYVYSCDPYTLAYYGYPYNALIGPNRDYFVKGSIRGRGRGAAGNRAPGPRGSYLGGYSAGRGIYSRYHEGKGKQQEKGYELVPNLEISAVNPVAIKPGTVAIPAIGAQYSMFQAAPAPKMIEDGKIHTMEHMISPIAVQPDPASAAVAAAAAAAVIPAVSTPPPFQGRPITPVYTVAPNVQRIPTAGIYGASYVPFAAPATATIATLQKNAAAAAAVYGGYAGYIPQAFPAAAIQVPIHDVYQTY is encoded by the exons ATGACCGCAGAGGATTCCACCGCAGCCATGAGCAGCGACTCCGCCGCCGCGTCCTCGGCCAAGGTGCCCGAGGGCGTGGCGGGCGCGCCCAACGAGGCGGCGCTGCTGGCGCTGCTGGAGCGCACGGGCTACAGCATGGTGCAGGAGAACGGGCAGCGCAAGTACGGCGGCCCGCCGCCCGGCTGGGAGGGCCCACACCCGCAGCGCGGCTGCGAGGTCTTCGTGGGCAAGATCCCGCGCGACGTCTACGAGGACGAGCTGGTGCCCGTGTTCGAGGCGGTGGGCCGCATCTACGAGCTGCGCCTCATGATGGACTTCGACGGCAAGAACCGCGGCTACGCCTTCGTCATGTACTGCCACAAGAACGAGGCCAAGCGCGCCGTGCGCGAGCTCAACAACTACGAGATCCGCCCGGGCCGCCTGCTGGGCGTGTGCTGCAGCGTGGACAACTGCCGCCTCTTCATCGGAGGCATCCCCAAGATGAAGAAGCGCGAGGAGATCCTGGAGGAGATCGCCAAGGTCACCGAGGGCGTGCTCGACGTGATCGTCTACGCCAGCGCTGCCGACAAGATGAAGAACCGCGGCTTCGCCTTCGTGGAGTACGAGAGCCACCGCGCCGCTGCCATGGCGCGCCGCAAGCTCATGCCTGGCCGCATCCAGCTGTGGGGCCACCAGATCGCCGTGGACTGGGCCGAGCCCGAGATCGACGTGGACGAGGACGTGATGGAGACCGTGAAGATCCTCTACGTGAGGAACCTCATGATCGAGACCACGGAGGACACCATCAAGAAGAGCTTCGGCCAGTTCAACCCGGGCTGCGTGGAGCGCGTCAAGAAGATCCGCGACTACGCCTTCGTGCACTTCACCAGCCGCGAGGACGCCGTGCACGCCATGAACAACCTCAACGGCACCGAGCTGGAGGGCTCGTGCCTCGAGGTGACGCTGGCCAAGCCCGTGGACAAGGAGCAATACTCCCGCTACCAGAAGGCGGCCAAGGGCGGTGGCGCGGCCGAGGCGGCGGCGGTGCAGCAGCCCAGCTATGTGTACTCCTGCGACCCCTACACGCTGGCCTACTATGGCTACCCCTATAACGCACTCATCGGGCCCAACAGGGACTACTTCGTGAAAG GCAGCATAAGAGGCCGGGGTCGAGGAGCAGCTGGCAAcagagccccagggcccaggggttCTTACCTCGGGGGATATTCTGCTGGCCGTGGTATATATAGCCGATATcatgaagggaaaggaaagcagcaagaaaaaggaTATGAACTTGTACCAAATTTGGAAATCTCTGCCGTCAATCCAGTTGCCATTAAGCCTGGTACAG TGGCCATCCCTGCCATTGGGGCCCAGTATTCCATGTTTCAGGCAGCTCCAGCTCCCAAAATGATTGAAGACGGCAAAATCCACACAATGGAGCACATGATCAGCCCCATCGCCGTGCAGCCGGACCCAGCCAGCGCTGCTGTGGCCGCTGCGGCTGCCGCCGCCGTCATTCCTGCCGTGTCCACGCCGCCGCCTTTCCAG ggcCGCCCAATAACTCCAGTCTACACGGTGGCTCCAAACGTTCAGAGAATTCCCACTGCCGGGATCTATGGGGCCAGTTACGTTCCATTTGCTGCTCCGGCCACAGCCACGATTGCCACACTACAGAAGaacgcggccgccgccgccgccgtttATGGAGGATACGCGGGCTATATACCTCAGGCCTTCCCTGCTGCTGCTATTCAGGTTCCCATTCACGATGTCTACCAGACATACTGA
- the LOC124237311 gene encoding RNA-binding protein 47-like isoform X1: protein MTAEDSTAAMSSDSAAASSAKVPEGVAGAPNEAALLALLERTGYSMVQENGQRKYGGPPPGWEGPHPQRGCEVFVGKIPRDVYEDELVPVFEAVGRIYELRLMMDFDGKNRGYAFVMYCHKNEAKRAVRELNNYEIRPGRLLGVCCSVDNCRLFIGGIPKMKKREEILEEIAKVTEGVLDVIVYASAADKMKNRGFAFVEYESHRAAAMARRKLMPGRIQLWGHQIAVDWAEPEIDVDEDVMETVKILYVRNLMIETTEDTIKKSFGQFNPGCVERVKKIRDYAFVHFTSREDAVHAMNNLNGTELEGSCLEVTLAKPVDKEQYSRYQKAAKGGGAAEAAAVQQPSYVYSCDPYTLAYYGYPYNALIGPNRDYFVKAGSIRGRGRGAAGNRAPGPRGSYLGGYSAGRGIYSRYHEGKGKQQEKGYELVPNLEISAVNPVAIKPGTVAIPAIGAQYSMFQAAPAPKMIEDGKIHTMEHMISPIAVQPDPASAAVAAAAAAAVIPAVSTPPPFQGRPITPVYTVAPNVQRIPTAGIYGASYVPFAAPATATIATLQKNAAAAAAVYGGYAGYIPQAFPAAAIQVPIHDVYQTY from the exons ATGACCGCAGAGGATTCCACCGCAGCCATGAGCAGCGACTCCGCCGCCGCGTCCTCGGCCAAGGTGCCCGAGGGCGTGGCGGGCGCGCCCAACGAGGCGGCGCTGCTGGCGCTGCTGGAGCGCACGGGCTACAGCATGGTGCAGGAGAACGGGCAGCGCAAGTACGGCGGCCCGCCGCCCGGCTGGGAGGGCCCACACCCGCAGCGCGGCTGCGAGGTCTTCGTGGGCAAGATCCCGCGCGACGTCTACGAGGACGAGCTGGTGCCCGTGTTCGAGGCGGTGGGCCGCATCTACGAGCTGCGCCTCATGATGGACTTCGACGGCAAGAACCGCGGCTACGCCTTCGTCATGTACTGCCACAAGAACGAGGCCAAGCGCGCCGTGCGCGAGCTCAACAACTACGAGATCCGCCCGGGCCGCCTGCTGGGCGTGTGCTGCAGCGTGGACAACTGCCGCCTCTTCATCGGAGGCATCCCCAAGATGAAGAAGCGCGAGGAGATCCTGGAGGAGATCGCCAAGGTCACCGAGGGCGTGCTCGACGTGATCGTCTACGCCAGCGCTGCCGACAAGATGAAGAACCGCGGCTTCGCCTTCGTGGAGTACGAGAGCCACCGCGCCGCTGCCATGGCGCGCCGCAAGCTCATGCCTGGCCGCATCCAGCTGTGGGGCCACCAGATCGCCGTGGACTGGGCCGAGCCCGAGATCGACGTGGACGAGGACGTGATGGAGACCGTGAAGATCCTCTACGTGAGGAACCTCATGATCGAGACCACGGAGGACACCATCAAGAAGAGCTTCGGCCAGTTCAACCCGGGCTGCGTGGAGCGCGTCAAGAAGATCCGCGACTACGCCTTCGTGCACTTCACCAGCCGCGAGGACGCCGTGCACGCCATGAACAACCTCAACGGCACCGAGCTGGAGGGCTCGTGCCTCGAGGTGACGCTGGCCAAGCCCGTGGACAAGGAGCAATACTCCCGCTACCAGAAGGCGGCCAAGGGCGGTGGCGCGGCCGAGGCGGCGGCGGTGCAGCAGCCCAGCTATGTGTACTCCTGCGACCCCTACACGCTGGCCTACTATGGCTACCCCTATAACGCACTCATCGGGCCCAACAGGGACTACTTCGTGAAAG CAGGCAGCATAAGAGGCCGGGGTCGAGGAGCAGCTGGCAAcagagccccagggcccaggggttCTTACCTCGGGGGATATTCTGCTGGCCGTGGTATATATAGCCGATATcatgaagggaaaggaaagcagcaagaaaaaggaTATGAACTTGTACCAAATTTGGAAATCTCTGCCGTCAATCCAGTTGCCATTAAGCCTGGTACAG TGGCCATCCCTGCCATTGGGGCCCAGTATTCCATGTTTCAGGCAGCTCCAGCTCCCAAAATGATTGAAGACGGCAAAATCCACACAATGGAGCACATGATCAGCCCCATCGCCGTGCAGCCGGACCCAGCCAGCGCTGCTGTGGCCGCTGCGGCTGCCGCCGCCGTCATTCCTGCCGTGTCCACGCCGCCGCCTTTCCAG ggcCGCCCAATAACTCCAGTCTACACGGTGGCTCCAAACGTTCAGAGAATTCCCACTGCCGGGATCTATGGGGCCAGTTACGTTCCATTTGCTGCTCCGGCCACAGCCACGATTGCCACACTACAGAAGaacgcggccgccgccgccgccgtttATGGAGGATACGCGGGCTATATACCTCAGGCCTTCCCTGCTGCTGCTATTCAGGTTCCCATTCACGATGTCTACCAGACATACTGA